One stretch of Halapricum desulfuricans DNA includes these proteins:
- a CDS encoding fumarylacetoacetate hydrolase family protein, with the protein MHDIRFRDPAGTVRNGLLHDDHVHFGDDAYDLEAVDVLAPAEPTKIVCVGRNYARHAEERGEDVPDRPLLFLKPPNAVASHGSTITLPAGKERIEHEAELAVVIDEQCKDVDPEDAEDVIRGYTCFNDVSNRDDQSREQNWVRGKAFDNAAPMGPVLAEEIPDDAAVELRVNGETRQSSSIEHFIFSIPELIAEITTYMTLEPGDVIATGTPEGVGPLTDGDHVEIEIEGIGTLEHDVRQDA; encoded by the coding sequence ATGCACGACATCCGATTCCGCGATCCCGCGGGCACTGTGCGAAACGGCCTCCTGCACGACGACCACGTCCACTTCGGCGACGACGCCTACGACCTCGAGGCGGTGGACGTCCTCGCGCCCGCCGAGCCAACGAAGATCGTCTGTGTCGGTCGCAACTACGCCAGACACGCCGAGGAACGCGGCGAGGACGTCCCCGACCGACCGCTGCTCTTTCTCAAGCCGCCCAACGCCGTCGCCAGCCACGGCTCGACGATCACGCTCCCGGCGGGCAAAGAACGGATCGAACACGAGGCCGAACTCGCGGTCGTCATCGACGAGCAGTGCAAGGACGTCGACCCCGAGGACGCCGAGGACGTGATCCGCGGGTACACCTGCTTCAACGACGTCTCCAACCGCGACGACCAGTCGCGCGAACAGAACTGGGTCCGGGGCAAGGCCTTCGACAACGCCGCCCCGATGGGCCCCGTCCTAGCCGAGGAGATCCCCGACGACGCCGCCGTCGAACTCCGGGTGAACGGCGAGACGAGACAGTCCTCCTCGATCGAGCACTTCATCTTCTCGATCCCCGAGCTGATCGCCGAGATCACGACGTACATGACACTCGAGCCGGGCGACGTGATCGCGACCGGGACCCCCGAAGGCGTCGGCCCGCTGACCGACGGCGACCACGTCGAGATAGAGATCGAGGGGATCGGCACGCTCGAACACGACGTCCGACAGGACGCGTGA
- a CDS encoding DUF6663 family protein translates to MDETLAARVLPDPDEDRATVDGRVVRLLDRDRYEPVEVLVADGEELRPGYLIDADIEWSEPARLEAFSLRRPTLYAFADAVDPVFEVAQDLWETARANGDGMNSSVTRNTDGEVNGVCYVFADGGAGDRFREFRDGTRPLEPLVDRVNEREGAASREVFVLRPADGGYVVVTIALTKGGHFADTLRDTYGLDRSEESVVGL, encoded by the coding sequence ATGGACGAGACACTGGCGGCCCGGGTGCTTCCGGACCCCGACGAGGATCGGGCGACTGTCGACGGGCGCGTGGTCCGGTTGCTCGATCGGGATCGATACGAGCCGGTCGAGGTTCTGGTTGCGGACGGCGAGGAGTTGCGGCCGGGGTATCTCATCGACGCGGATATTGAGTGGTCAGAGCCGGCCCGTCTCGAGGCGTTCTCGCTGCGACGGCCGACGCTGTATGCGTTTGCCGATGCGGTCGATCCCGTCTTCGAAGTCGCGCAGGACCTCTGGGAGACGGCGCGGGCGAACGGCGACGGCATGAACAGCAGCGTCACCAGAAACACCGACGGCGAGGTCAACGGCGTCTGCTACGTCTTCGCCGACGGCGGCGCTGGGGATCGCTTTCGGGAGTTCCGCGACGGGACGCGCCCGCTCGAGCCGCTCGTCGACCGCGTCAACGAACGCGAGGGCGCAGCATCGCGGGAGGTGTTCGTCCTCCGGCCGGCCGACGGTGGCTACGTCGTGGTCACGATCGCGCTGACGAAAGGCGGGCACTTCGCCGATACGCTCCGGGATACCTACGGGCTGGATCGGTCGGAGGAGTCGGTTGTGGGGCTCTAG
- a CDS encoding glycosyltransferase family 4 protein: MNVAVVTPRYPPVSTGGGERSAKLLAENLAETERIDSVTVLAFDGDGTHETNGVLVDRQGTVSSTVTEWQNLRVWPILRSRLSEFDIVHSYNMELHPVVGAITNRQDIPSVATLNSYQFFPSSVSNTTPNPGERVYELVGHPTTGRVLRHYVKRIDVFVALSKAIQRIYEQNGFANCRFEHVPNMIDPTFDAPDSTSTHRGTYRLLYVGSLAENKGVSYLVRAVSQLPERYSLQIVGDGPKKLDLKELASELNVAGRIEFSGRIPYDRIDEVYANADAFVHPGIWPEPLNRTLLEAMQAGLPVVCTDIGGPPEVIPVSKQLCEPADSNSLAAAISRVSRTEIDLGRINREHINSNYNPGQIISRIVNVYELLMSERTPN; encoded by the coding sequence ATGAACGTTGCCGTCGTCACACCGAGATATCCTCCTGTTTCGACCGGAGGGGGTGAACGGAGCGCGAAGTTGCTCGCCGAGAACCTTGCTGAGACGGAGCGTATTGATTCGGTAACGGTGTTAGCGTTCGACGGAGATGGGACACATGAAACGAACGGTGTGTTAGTCGACCGGCAGGGTACGGTTTCCTCGACGGTGACTGAGTGGCAAAACCTGCGTGTCTGGCCAATCCTCAGAAGTCGACTGTCGGAGTTCGATATCGTTCACAGCTACAATATGGAACTCCATCCAGTAGTCGGGGCAATCACTAATCGGCAAGATATCCCCTCAGTGGCAACGCTCAACTCCTACCAGTTCTTTCCTTCTTCGGTTAGCAACACAACACCGAATCCGGGCGAACGAGTGTACGAACTTGTGGGACACCCGACAACGGGCCGAGTCCTTCGACACTACGTGAAACGTATCGATGTCTTCGTGGCACTGAGCAAAGCGATTCAGCGCATATACGAACAGAACGGGTTCGCCAACTGTCGGTTCGAGCATGTGCCGAATATGATCGATCCGACGTTCGATGCTCCGGACAGCACTAGCACTCATCGTGGGACATACAGGCTGTTATACGTCGGCTCACTTGCCGAAAACAAGGGCGTGTCGTACCTAGTCCGAGCAGTCTCACAGCTCCCGGAACGGTACTCGTTACAGATTGTCGGTGACGGGCCGAAGAAGCTCGATTTGAAAGAACTGGCTTCCGAACTAAACGTAGCCGGTCGGATCGAATTCAGTGGCCGTATCCCCTACGATAGGATTGATGAGGTGTACGCTAACGCCGATGCGTTTGTCCATCCAGGCATTTGGCCGGAACCGCTCAACAGGACGCTGCTTGAAGCGATGCAAGCTGGCCTCCCTGTTGTCTGTACCGACATCGGCGGCCCTCCCGAGGTGATTCCAGTGTCCAAACAACTCTGTGAACCTGCCGATTCGAACAGTCTGGCCGCTGCCATCTCCCGAGTTAGCCGAACTGAAATCGATCTGGGAAGAATAAACAGAGAACATATCAACTCGAATTATAATCCAGGCCAGATCATTTCGAGGATAGTCAACGTCTACGAGTTATTGATGTCTGAAAGAACCCCTAATTGA
- a CDS encoding sulfatase produces MNHNVIVVVIDALRRDSVGIYGSKRGLTPNIDALGQNGTTFENAFACTNTTDPSVTSMHTGRDPETVVKHHGPFVTGEEKRRAESVPILPEQLQVNGYHTAVTGRTLGRWHQRGFDYYPEESLDRYQRRALGEYLERISPKIREFAGSLYDRYASATRSSSDAVDDFLEVTSDGPFYGFIHLMDTHVPYTHEAELVSKYLDRFDYPNADLAEFFRAHEDNGYVSETMREYSDEQDYEAGLARWFAKYDAAVRIADRKVGKLIQGLEDRGVLDETTVIITSDHGESLDEHGIYFDHHGLYEPEIRVPLVFRGPSIPDANRTEFVQLYDLAPTILSLTGTEATIDADGRSLVPLLGGEGDWEDREYIIAHESHAQSRRAIRTREYKFVEHVPEPVLERERGDSFECGYCNTTHGDKRELFDLRADPAETENIIADNRDIAAELEEALNDYFDGLETLSTDDSTVEYENEEELMDRLKDLGYR; encoded by the coding sequence ATGAATCACAATGTGATCGTCGTTGTGATCGACGCTCTTCGTCGGGACTCAGTAGGCATTTATGGAAGCAAACGCGGGTTGACGCCGAATATCGACGCTTTAGGACAGAATGGGACGACCTTCGAAAACGCTTTTGCCTGCACGAATACCACCGATCCGTCTGTCACATCGATGCATACGGGCCGAGACCCCGAAACTGTTGTGAAACATCACGGGCCGTTCGTCACTGGCGAAGAGAAGCGTCGAGCCGAGTCTGTACCGATACTCCCAGAACAACTACAGGTCAACGGATACCACACGGCAGTGACTGGCCGGACGCTCGGTCGCTGGCACCAGAGGGGATTCGATTACTATCCCGAAGAGTCGCTTGATCGCTATCAACGACGGGCGTTAGGTGAATATCTGGAACGGATCTCCCCGAAGATCAGAGAATTCGCGGGCTCGCTCTACGATCGCTATGCGTCTGCTACGCGCTCCTCATCCGATGCGGTCGACGATTTCCTCGAAGTCACGAGTGATGGGCCGTTCTACGGTTTTATCCACCTCATGGATACGCACGTGCCGTATACTCATGAGGCTGAACTGGTGTCCAAGTACCTCGACCGGTTCGACTATCCGAACGCCGACCTAGCGGAGTTCTTCCGGGCGCACGAGGACAACGGCTACGTCAGCGAGACGATGCGCGAGTACTCGGACGAACAGGATTACGAGGCCGGACTGGCCCGCTGGTTCGCGAAGTACGACGCTGCGGTCAGAATCGCAGACCGAAAGGTTGGGAAGCTAATTCAGGGGCTTGAAGACCGCGGCGTACTCGACGAGACGACCGTTATCATCACGAGCGATCACGGCGAGTCGCTGGACGAACACGGGATCTACTTCGACCACCACGGCCTCTACGAGCCGGAGATCCGCGTCCCACTCGTTTTCCGGGGGCCGTCAATCCCTGACGCGAACCGCACGGAGTTCGTCCAGTTGTACGACCTTGCGCCGACAATTCTCTCGCTGACGGGAACCGAGGCGACCATCGACGCCGACGGGCGAAGTCTGGTACCGCTGCTCGGCGGTGAGGGTGACTGGGAAGACCGCGAATACATTATTGCACACGAATCTCATGCGCAGAGCCGCCGGGCGATCCGGACGCGGGAGTACAAATTCGTCGAACACGTCCCCGAACCGGTGCTCGAACGCGAGCGCGGTGACTCATTTGAGTGTGGCTACTGCAATACGACACACGGCGACAAACGGGAACTGTTCGATCTCCGCGCCGACCCGGCCGAAACGGAGAATATCATCGCGGATAACCGCGATATCGCCGCGGAGTTGGAGGAGGCGCTCAACGACTACTTCGACGGATTAGAGACGCTCTCGACGGACGACTCGACGGTCGAGTACGAGAACGAGGAGGAACTGATGGACCGTCTCAAAGACCTCGGGTATCGGTAG
- a CDS encoding sulfatase, protein MPTVLVTVDSLRADHLGQYGYDRDTMPVLDELAANGTVFTQAFSNGPYTRVSIPSFHTSRYLAYGDLDVFSTISSALDSVDIRTAAIGTQTGIGLVPGKFNFDELIDLGRDEFEEEETEHTVTERTAAYIDTIAAGVSECLQRRGLDALYRTLKRPYNALFDDVTPFRQKGYTSAAEVTDRAITWLETQDDGDFFLWVHYMEAHRPYGIHDENPAYLDGPCDEERIRDLMETGGTEPEEISRADRELMINLYDSDLRYCSRHLSRLFDAFREEGLWEDTNWIFSSDHGEEFGEHGLYFHRNFPYDELIHVPLIFKGSDRSEPSRIDSQRELLDLAPTICSLHGIDSSEYRFLGTPLFEGEDRNVVSLGQPGMDEPAVALRADGWKYIHTPKEELLFDLSTDPEEQDNIAQSNSETVSRLRQRIPDRLFGRDPKSPRPPKDDVDREQLEALGYMELRETGKN, encoded by the coding sequence ATGCCGACGGTTCTAGTTACAGTCGACTCACTGCGAGCGGACCATTTAGGTCAGTACGGTTACGACCGGGACACAATGCCGGTTCTGGACGAACTCGCGGCAAATGGGACGGTGTTCACGCAGGCGTTCTCGAACGGACCGTATACGAGAGTCTCTATCCCGTCGTTTCACACCTCGCGGTATCTGGCCTACGGCGATCTTGACGTGTTCTCGACGATCAGTTCCGCGCTCGATTCAGTTGACATCCGGACGGCCGCGATAGGGACCCAGACAGGTATCGGGCTGGTCCCAGGGAAGTTCAACTTTGACGAACTGATCGATCTCGGCCGTGATGAATTCGAAGAGGAAGAGACGGAACACACGGTGACAGAGCGGACCGCGGCGTATATCGACACCATCGCTGCAGGCGTGAGCGAGTGTCTCCAGCGACGCGGGCTGGACGCACTCTACCGGACGCTAAAACGTCCGTACAACGCGTTGTTCGACGACGTGACGCCGTTCCGGCAGAAGGGGTATACGAGCGCTGCCGAGGTCACCGACCGCGCCATCACTTGGCTCGAAACCCAGGATGACGGGGATTTCTTCCTGTGGGTCCATTATATGGAGGCCCACAGGCCCTATGGCATCCACGACGAGAACCCCGCCTACCTCGACGGGCCGTGTGACGAAGAGCGCATCCGTGATCTGATGGAGACCGGCGGAACGGAGCCAGAAGAGATCTCCCGAGCAGACCGAGAACTGATGATCAATCTCTACGACTCCGACCTACGCTACTGCTCGCGTCACCTCTCGCGGCTGTTCGACGCTTTCCGGGAGGAAGGGCTGTGGGAGGACACGAACTGGATCTTCTCCAGTGACCACGGCGAGGAGTTTGGCGAACACGGCCTCTACTTCCATCGGAACTTCCCTTACGACGAACTCATCCACGTCCCGCTCATCTTCAAGGGATCAGATCGATCGGAGCCGAGTCGGATCGACTCTCAGCGCGAACTGCTAGACCTCGCCCCGACGATCTGCTCGCTACACGGTATCGACAGCAGCGAGTATCGGTTCCTTGGGACACCGCTGTTCGAAGGAGAGGATCGGAACGTGGTCTCGCTTGGGCAACCAGGTATGGACGAACCCGCTGTGGCACTCAGAGCCGACGGCTGGAAGTATATCCACACGCCCAAGGAGGAACTCCTCTTCGACCTTTCCACAGACCCAGAGGAACAGGACAATATCGCCCAATCAAATTCGGAGACAGTGTCGAGACTCCGGCAGCGGATCCCGGACCGCCTCTTCGGCCGCGATCCGAAGTCACCCAGACCACCAAAAGATGACGTTGACCGCGAGCAGTTGGAAGCGCTGGGGTACATGGAACTGCGAGAGACAGGCAAGAACTGA
- a CDS encoding alkaline phosphatase family protein: MVLVVLALDAVDVRHAEDFGCENILLDEHTEMKSVAHRLDHPHTGEAWPSIATGLHPTEHGITGHGEWDNPILTVASRAAHTLNVSGSIRSKVGDTIKENTNQEWKLTTVSDPTFLDGETRAVHNWPGVYRNEALQYIWRLFQDAKDDTISKETFVREAYTEAASKFGWVKEAMTYNVEVAATHIHVLDVLGHMFAEDREQYREQYQKIDERVGEIRDTLGPDDNLLILSDHGMEASWIDEDEDYGSHSWRAIASSTVGSPPEHALDVRDWVEDHVEQIEADRTRADLPEEQLRQLGYVE, translated from the coding sequence ATGGTACTCGTCGTCCTCGCACTGGATGCCGTCGACGTACGGCACGCCGAAGATTTCGGGTGTGAGAACATCCTTCTGGACGAACATACGGAAATGAAGTCGGTCGCCCACCGTCTGGACCACCCGCACACGGGTGAGGCGTGGCCGTCGATCGCAACTGGACTCCACCCCACGGAGCACGGTATCACCGGCCACGGGGAGTGGGACAACCCGATCCTAACGGTCGCGTCCCGCGCCGCACACACGCTCAACGTGAGCGGCTCAATTCGGAGTAAGGTCGGGGACACGATCAAGGAGAACACCAACCAAGAGTGGAAACTCACGACGGTGTCTGACCCGACGTTCCTCGACGGGGAGACCCGGGCCGTTCACAACTGGCCGGGCGTCTACCGCAACGAAGCGCTCCAGTACATCTGGCGGCTCTTCCAGGACGCCAAAGACGACACAATCTCGAAAGAGACCTTCGTTCGGGAGGCCTATACAGAAGCCGCGAGCAAGTTCGGCTGGGTGAAAGAAGCGATGACCTACAATGTCGAAGTGGCGGCCACGCACATCCACGTGCTGGACGTGCTGGGGCACATGTTCGCCGAGGACCGCGAGCAGTACCGCGAGCAGTATCAGAAGATCGACGAGCGTGTGGGTGAGATCCGGGACACGCTGGGGCCCGATGACAATCTCCTGATCCTGAGTGACCACGGAATGGAAGCCAGTTGGATCGACGAGGACGAGGACTACGGCTCGCACTCCTGGCGCGCGATCGCCAGCTCGACGGTCGGCTCCCCGCCGGAACACGCCCTTGACGTCAGAGACTGGGTCGAGGACCACGTCGAACAGATCGAGGCGGACCGGACCCGCGCGGACCTCCCTGAGGAACAACTGCGGCAGCTGGGCTACGTCGAGTAG